Below is a genomic region from Rhododendron vialii isolate Sample 1 chromosome 5a, ASM3025357v1.
TAATtcgtatttttgtttgttttaattcCTACATAATGCTATGAGGTTATGTAGGTAGGGTTTATCAGAAAATAGGAAATGGTTACATAGAACTACCCGGATGGTTTTGTCATTATAGTTTTTTGTTCTCATCGTGaaagttagtattgttagaatagttagattaacaccGTGGAGGAGGAGTTCAACTCGTCCTTTCTCCCTAGCACTTAAGTGTACCCTAATGTTgttgggccaaaggcctcttggtTGGTAAAGTCATATAGTAAATGTGTCCCCAGTGTTACATAAATTTGTTTCTAAGCCTCAATTCTAGCTGGATGTAAGAGTTGTGATGTATAATTTTCATGGGATGACTACTCATTAATTGTCTTTTTGTGCCAAAATAGGATAGACTTCCGTCGATGTCCAATATTAGGGAACCTACACATCCAGTTCCAGCCCAAAAGAACATAACTTCCCTACATAGTTTTTTCCGATAATAACCCCATAGTTCACACACTCAATGTAAAATTCTCGCACAGGTCAGGGGGAAAACAGTAAACACAGGCCCAAAAAAGACATAAACGTCCGTGAAAAACTGAAGTGTACACAAATCAGGACCTGTTGGTAgtaaaattgccaaaaaaaacgtTAAATTCTACATATTTGAAGTGAACATTGTTGAGAAAACTAAATTGGCTCTGACAAAGTACAAGTTTTAAGCATTTGTTAACTTTTGGAACGAGTTTTAAATTTCGTCCTCATCCTTATTATGACAGTAAAGAATATGTTCCTTAAATGATACACCTTGTTTTACGTGTACTTGATTTAACAAGTTTTCCTACTATAGTCTGATCCACATACTTTTGACCTTGTGCAGCTGTGTACTATTCCATTGGACACTGCTAAGGTTAGGCTTCAGCTCCAAAAGAAAGCAGTTGCAGGGGATGCATTaactttaccaaaatataagGGAATGTTGGGTACAGTTGCTACTATTGCGAGAGAAGAAGGCCTAGCTTCTCTCTGGAAAGGCATTGTACCTGGATTACATCGTCAATGCCTATTTGGAGGTGTAAGAATTGGGATGTACGAACCTGTATGTTTCGTATCTATTTCCTATGCTTGACCAAGTTACTCATGCTTTTGGTACTGGCAAAGTCGCAGGTTTTTTCACATGATTTTTTGTATCAACAGGTTAAGGCCTTCTATGTCGGTGATAATTTTGTTGGGGACGTTCCTTTGTCCAAGAAAGTACTTGCTGCACTTACTACTGGTGAGAATATGTGGTAGATGTTTCGCTTTTGCATCTTTTCGCATGGTTATGTACAAAATTTGTGTAACTTGTGCTAGTTACCTCTTGTAGATGCGCGCAGAATTTAGGTCATATGTGGGATATTTTATTCTGGTACCAATACCTTTCCTGCTTTTTAATATCATGTGGATGCTTGTACTTCAAATAGGTGCTCTTGGAATTACAATTGCAAACCCTACTGATCTCGTGAAAGTCAGACTCCAAGCTGAAGGAAAATTGCCTCCTGGTGTGCCAAGGCGATATTCTGGTGCACTGAATGCTTATTCTACTATTCTGAGACaggtcaaaattttcaattccacTCTACCACTCCCCTCTCCTCCCAAGAAAATCTAATGCCTATTGGTGTGGTGCTTTTACCTAATTTAAGAAATCTGGATTTATAATGTAGGAAGGAGTTGGGGCTCTATGGACTGGGCTTGGGCCTAACGTTGCCCGAAACGCAATTATAAATGCTGCTGAACTAGCTAGCTATGATCAAGTGAAGGAGGTAATGCACCCTTAGAAGTTCCAGTGTCTaactcctttctttctttctttctttattttttttttgtaactctaTTATGTGCTTGTAAGCTATGTCCTGAAGCCCACTTTTCCATCACCATGCAGACAATTCTAAAGATTCCCGGGTTCACGGATAATGTTGTTACTCATTTATTTTCTGCTTTGGGGGCTGGCTTTTTCGCAGTCTGTATTGGCTCTCCAGTTGACGTGGTATGTTATTCTcaagtttcaatattttttctgGTTGCTGGAGGAGATCCTTTTGTTAATCCGCTGGTGTTTGAAGAACTTAGGGTGAGGATTGAGGACATGTAGCACGTGGATAGTCAGTTGAGAACCTTCCTCATATCTGTGATTGTGTGTTTATCTACCTCAACTGTCATCATTTAGTGCTCTTCTGCATTTTCCTTTTATGACCGTATCCATATAGCACTGTAACTTCTGCTCATGGTTGCATATTGACTGATATGGAAGCATCATTAGGTCCCGT
It encodes:
- the LOC131326765 gene encoding mitochondrial uncoupling protein 1 isoform X1, translating into MADHNTKSNISFAGTFASSAFAACFAELCTIPLDTAKVRLQLQKKAVAGDALTLPKYKGMLGTVATIAREEGLASLWKGIVPGLHRQCLFGGVRIGMYEPVKAFYVGDNFVGDVPLSKKVLAALTTGALGITIANPTDLVKVRLQAEGKLPPGVPRRYSGALNAYSTILRQEGVGALWTGLGPNVARNAIINAAELASYDQVKETILKIPGFTDNVVTHLFSALGAGFFAVCIGSPVDVVKSRMMGDSSAYKNTLDCFVKTLKNDGPLAFYKGFIPNFGRLGSWNVIMFLTLEQAKKFVRSIESP
- the LOC131326765 gene encoding mitochondrial uncoupling protein 1 isoform X2; translated protein: MAGHNTKSNISFAGTFASSAFATCFAELCTIPLDTAKVRLQLQKKAVAGDALTLPKYKGMLGTVATIAREEGLASLWKGIVPGLHRQCLFGGVRIGMYEPVKAFYVGDNFVGDVPLSKKVLAALTTGALGITIANPTDLVKVRLQAEGKLPPGVPRRYSGALNAYSTILRQEGVGALWTGLGPNVARNAIINAAELASYDQVKETILKIPGFTDNVVTHLFSALGAGFFAVCIGSPVDVVKSRMMGDSSAYKNTLDCFVKTLKNDGPLAFYKGFIPNFGRLGSWNVIMFLTLEQAKKFVRSIESP